From a single Rhodococcus qingshengii JCM 15477 genomic region:
- a CDS encoding TetR/AcrR family transcriptional regulator, whose translation MLDDESRIAALPVAPPALLRDRPTTERGTRTRAALVAAARKVFERSGYLDARLIDIAKEAGCATGSFYTYFANKEEVFAAVLEVARDDMMHPGMGRVASADDPYAVLEASNRAYLAAYQRNAKLMGLMEQVAHIDPEFRKFRSERANAFIRRNARGIADLQSRGIADTTLDPMTASIALSGMVSRLAYSLFTLREGEVDGRSPEFDQIVATVTDLWANALKFPDRL comes from the coding sequence GTGCTCGACGACGAATCGCGAATTGCCGCCTTACCGGTGGCTCCGCCCGCGCTGCTCCGGGATCGACCGACCACCGAGCGGGGGACACGCACGCGTGCGGCATTGGTTGCTGCTGCCCGTAAGGTTTTCGAGCGCAGTGGCTATCTCGATGCACGTTTGATCGACATCGCAAAAGAAGCCGGTTGCGCGACGGGATCGTTCTACACGTACTTCGCGAACAAGGAAGAGGTGTTCGCCGCCGTCCTCGAGGTCGCGCGAGACGACATGATGCACCCGGGCATGGGACGCGTTGCGAGCGCGGACGATCCGTACGCCGTGCTCGAGGCAAGTAATCGAGCGTATCTGGCCGCGTATCAACGCAATGCGAAGTTGATGGGGCTCATGGAGCAGGTAGCTCACATCGACCCGGAGTTCCGGAAGTTCCGCAGCGAGCGTGCCAATGCGTTCATACGCCGTAATGCCCGCGGGATTGCAGATCTGCAGTCCCGCGGCATCGCGGACACGACGCTGGATCCGATGACGGCGTCGATTGCTCTGTCCGGCATGGTGAGTCGACTCGCCTACAGTCTGTTCACCCTTCGTGAGGGTGAGGTGGACGGGCGTTCACCGGAGTTCGATCAGATTGTCGCCACTGTGACCGATCTGTGGGCGAACGCTCTGAAGTTCCCCGACCGTCTCTGA
- a CDS encoding AMP-binding protein — MVSVLDPVTRHAEATPENIAIRGTDNHWTYRQLHDASLAFAGRIRDEGLSIGDRVLLAAPSVPEFIVAYMGIQAAGCVVVPINTMSAQPEVEYVLDDAEISLAIAWHQLGPAVQDAGSARGVPVWTLTEESAKADHPPATVVDRDAADTTAILYTSGTTGRPKGAQLTVGNLLSAGEIGAESSRGNPSDRTGTGLPLFHIFGQGSVMMATFTGGGSLSLLARFDPAAMLDLVRRDKLTIMAGVPTMWNAMLHAAADVDSSDFEQLRIAISGGASLPGEVARAFEARFNCTILEGYGLTETSAFGTFNSIDRVAKIGYTGRAVPRTEVEVRDHDGNVCQAGTVGEVFIKGPTVMKGYWKRPADTAAVLSDDGWFRTGDLGETDADGDLRIVDRVKDLIIRGGYNVYPGEVEEVLYQHPDIIEAAVIGIPDDYYGEEVAAVVAVRPGSDLEADDVTSWARERLSAYKIPRVVQFIDALPKGSTGKILKRSIDRTELLAQKQN, encoded by the coding sequence ATGGTTAGCGTTCTCGACCCGGTGACCCGTCACGCGGAAGCCACTCCGGAAAATATTGCAATTCGCGGCACGGATAATCATTGGACATACCGACAGCTCCACGACGCGTCTCTGGCGTTTGCCGGCCGCATTCGCGACGAAGGGTTGAGCATCGGCGACCGGGTTCTGCTCGCGGCGCCGTCGGTGCCTGAATTCATCGTGGCGTACATGGGGATTCAGGCTGCAGGTTGTGTCGTGGTGCCCATCAACACGATGTCGGCGCAACCCGAAGTCGAGTACGTACTGGACGACGCCGAGATTTCGCTGGCGATCGCCTGGCACCAGCTCGGTCCCGCAGTTCAGGATGCAGGGAGTGCGCGCGGCGTCCCGGTGTGGACGCTCACCGAAGAATCGGCGAAGGCCGACCATCCACCGGCAACGGTGGTCGACCGCGACGCAGCGGACACCACGGCGATTCTCTACACCTCCGGTACCACCGGACGTCCGAAGGGCGCTCAGCTGACGGTCGGGAATCTGTTGTCTGCCGGTGAGATCGGCGCCGAGAGCAGCCGCGGAAATCCCTCGGACCGCACCGGTACCGGACTGCCGCTCTTTCACATCTTCGGCCAGGGTTCGGTCATGATGGCAACCTTCACCGGCGGCGGATCGCTGTCCCTGCTCGCCCGGTTCGACCCGGCCGCCATGCTCGATCTGGTGCGTCGGGACAAGCTCACCATCATGGCCGGCGTCCCCACCATGTGGAATGCCATGCTGCACGCCGCAGCCGACGTGGACAGCTCCGACTTCGAACAACTGCGGATCGCAATCTCCGGTGGCGCATCACTTCCCGGTGAAGTCGCTCGCGCCTTCGAAGCACGGTTCAACTGCACAATCCTCGAGGGCTACGGCCTGACCGAGACGAGCGCATTCGGAACTTTCAACAGCATCGACCGCGTCGCAAAGATCGGATACACCGGCCGCGCCGTACCGCGCACCGAGGTCGAGGTCCGTGATCACGACGGAAATGTCTGCCAGGCAGGCACAGTGGGCGAGGTATTCATCAAAGGACCGACGGTCATGAAGGGCTACTGGAAGCGCCCGGCCGACACGGCCGCCGTCCTGTCCGACGACGGATGGTTCCGCACCGGAGACCTCGGCGAGACCGACGCCGACGGTGACCTTCGCATCGTCGACCGCGTCAAGGACCTCATCATCCGCGGTGGATACAACGTCTATCCAGGCGAGGTCGAAGAGGTGCTCTACCAGCACCCCGACATCATCGAGGCCGCGGTGATCGGTATACCCGACGACTACTACGGCGAGGAGGTTGCGGCGGTGGTGGCCGTGCGCCCAGGCTCCGACCTCGAAGCAGATGACGTCACCTCGTGGGCTCGGGAACGTCTGTCCGCCTACAAGATTCCGCGGGTGGTCCAGTTCATCGACGCGCTCCCGAAGGGTTCGACGGGAAAGATCCTCAAGCGATCGATCGACCGCACTGAACTCCTCGCCCAGAAGCAGAACTGA
- a CDS encoding putative quinol monooxygenase, with translation MIAVIADITVKDGSGEQFEAVVAELAEKVRTEEPGTVLYQLIRSKTDTNSYKFMELYQDGAAIKAHGSSEHFQAAGKAMAPFLAGAPQIEYFDAL, from the coding sequence ATGATTGCTGTCATCGCGGATATCACCGTCAAAGACGGAAGCGGCGAACAGTTCGAAGCCGTAGTCGCCGAACTTGCCGAGAAGGTGCGCACGGAAGAGCCCGGAACGGTTCTGTATCAACTGATCCGCTCGAAGACGGATACGAATTCCTACAAGTTCATGGAGCTGTATCAAGACGGTGCTGCGATCAAGGCCCATGGATCGTCCGAGCATTTCCAGGCCGCGGGAAAGGCGATGGCGCCCTTCCTCGCAGGCGCCCCGCAGATCGAGTACTTCGACGCACTCTGA
- a CDS encoding HAD family hydrolase, translated as MTPTRTAVLVDFGGVLTSSVLRAFEDFGASLGGDPRLPLTLLSRDDVSKKLLSDHESGKIDQEAFEAGFGERLRAHGAVVDSEGLVDRMQAGLIRDEEMVRLIADVRAAGHPVALVSNAFGRDCYAGFVLEDLADEVVISSEVGIRKPSRQIYTIACERLGVAPEGAVMIDDLQQNLDGAARLGIAGILHTDAESTRSQLESTFGLLPMQ; from the coding sequence ATGACACCCACGCGTACGGCAGTGCTCGTCGATTTCGGTGGAGTTCTCACCTCCAGTGTGCTGCGGGCCTTCGAAGATTTCGGGGCCTCGCTTGGCGGCGACCCACGACTTCCGTTGACCCTGCTCTCCCGCGACGACGTCTCGAAGAAACTGCTCTCCGATCACGAATCCGGAAAGATCGACCAGGAGGCCTTCGAAGCAGGATTCGGGGAACGGCTACGAGCGCACGGCGCCGTCGTGGACAGCGAAGGATTGGTCGACCGTATGCAAGCCGGGCTGATTCGAGACGAGGAGATGGTGCGACTGATTGCGGACGTGCGGGCGGCGGGTCACCCTGTTGCGCTCGTGTCCAATGCTTTCGGGCGTGATTGCTACGCGGGTTTTGTGCTCGAGGACCTCGCCGACGAAGTGGTGATCTCCTCGGAAGTCGGGATTCGTAAGCCCTCTCGTCAGATCTACACCATCGCGTGTGAGCGGCTGGGTGTTGCGCCCGAAGGCGCCGTGATGATCGACGACCTGCAACAGAACCTCGACGGCGCGGCACGATTGGGGATCGCCGGCATTCTCCACACCGATGCGGAAAGCACTCGCAGTCAGTTGGAATCGACGTTCGGACTACTGCCCATGCAGTGA
- a CDS encoding TetR/AcrR family transcriptional regulator — protein MAAARTGSEDASSTVSRELPSTQRGLRTRRALIDAARTVFERTGYLDSRLIDITVEAQCSAGTFYTYFASKEEIFAAVMELAREDMMHPGMPHTPKGADPAEVIAASNRAYLEAYRRNAKLMGLLEQVASIDPEFRVLRIERADAFVRRNVRSIEKLQKAGLADANLDPLLTSRALSGMISRLAFGYFVSRGGEDGAAGVTFDGLLDTVNRLWINTLQFSLRRN, from the coding sequence ATGGCTGCAGCACGCACAGGCTCCGAAGATGCTTCGTCGACAGTGTCACGGGAACTCCCCTCCACTCAGCGTGGCTTGCGTACGCGTCGAGCGTTGATCGATGCGGCCCGCACCGTTTTCGAACGGACCGGTTATCTGGACTCGCGGCTGATCGACATCACTGTGGAGGCGCAGTGCTCGGCCGGTACTTTCTACACCTACTTCGCGAGCAAGGAAGAGATCTTCGCGGCAGTGATGGAGTTGGCGCGCGAAGACATGATGCATCCGGGTATGCCGCACACTCCGAAAGGCGCGGATCCTGCTGAGGTCATCGCGGCGAGTAACCGCGCGTACCTCGAGGCATACCGACGGAACGCGAAGCTGATGGGACTGCTCGAGCAGGTAGCAAGCATCGATCCGGAGTTCCGGGTTCTCCGCATCGAGCGTGCTGACGCGTTTGTTCGACGCAACGTGCGCAGTATCGAGAAGCTGCAGAAGGCCGGACTGGCGGACGCGAATCTGGATCCGCTACTGACGTCTCGGGCACTCTCCGGGATGATCAGTCGACTTGCGTTCGGGTACTTCGTATCCCGCGGCGGCGAGGACGGCGCCGCCGGAGTGACCTTCGACGGTCTGCTCGATACCGTCAACCGGTTGTGGATCAACACATTGCAATTCTCGCTACGCCGAAATTGA
- a CDS encoding MFS transporter, translated as MTRSAVDSSTQAGGLSDQERKKKKAHRKLLGAGLLGSSIEWYDFFLYGTAAALVFPHVFFPDSSALMGTLLSFSTFWAGFVARPIGGLVAGHFGDKYGRKPAVVTCLLLMAVATFLIGAIPSASAIGVVAPILLVTLRFIQGLACGGQWGGIVLLLTESASPKKRGFSGTFGQMGVSFGVVLGNLVFLVATATISNEAFLSWGWRVPFFASALLFPVVLYIQTKVEDTPEFLELQEDAKKNQKDVVVQAPLAQALKDHWRKILLGCGLLAATNALFYISIAGVLSYGTTELGLKRNSLLIISLLSALLTVGVVLWSGKMSDKIGRRPMILIGAAAIVVWAFPYFWLINTRSLPLFFIAVTVGSVFQSMTYGPIAAYMGELFAPNVRYSAASLAYQLAAITVSGGTPFIMTALIAKTGTTTWVAVFVALMGLVTFFSAWVLKETNPKEVRDDPNAIPGAHLYAK; from the coding sequence ATGACGAGATCGGCAGTGGATTCGAGCACGCAGGCAGGGGGCCTGTCCGATCAGGAACGGAAGAAGAAGAAGGCGCACCGCAAACTTCTAGGCGCGGGACTGCTCGGCAGTTCCATCGAGTGGTACGACTTCTTCTTGTACGGAACGGCTGCGGCACTGGTCTTTCCGCATGTGTTCTTCCCCGATTCATCCGCACTGATGGGCACATTGCTCTCGTTCAGTACGTTCTGGGCCGGCTTCGTTGCCCGCCCCATCGGCGGTTTGGTCGCCGGACACTTCGGCGACAAGTACGGACGTAAGCCCGCTGTCGTCACCTGCCTGTTGCTGATGGCCGTCGCGACGTTCCTGATCGGCGCGATCCCGAGTGCGTCGGCAATCGGCGTCGTCGCTCCGATTCTTCTGGTGACACTGCGATTCATCCAAGGTCTCGCCTGCGGTGGCCAGTGGGGCGGAATCGTCCTTCTCCTCACCGAATCAGCGAGTCCCAAGAAGCGCGGATTCTCAGGCACTTTCGGTCAGATGGGTGTCTCGTTCGGTGTAGTGCTGGGCAACCTGGTCTTCCTCGTCGCGACCGCGACCATTTCCAACGAAGCATTCCTGAGTTGGGGTTGGCGGGTTCCGTTCTTCGCCAGCGCGCTGCTCTTCCCCGTGGTTCTGTACATCCAGACGAAGGTCGAGGACACACCGGAATTCCTCGAGTTGCAGGAAGACGCCAAGAAGAACCAAAAGGACGTCGTCGTTCAGGCTCCACTGGCGCAGGCGCTCAAGGATCACTGGCGCAAGATTCTGCTCGGTTGCGGACTTCTGGCCGCCACCAATGCACTGTTCTACATCAGCATCGCCGGCGTGCTCAGCTACGGCACAACCGAACTGGGGTTGAAGCGGAACTCACTGCTCATCATCTCGCTCCTGAGTGCGTTGCTGACAGTCGGTGTGGTGCTGTGGTCCGGGAAGATGTCCGACAAGATCGGTCGTCGTCCGATGATCCTGATCGGCGCCGCGGCGATCGTGGTCTGGGCATTCCCGTACTTCTGGTTGATCAACACCAGGTCCCTGCCGCTGTTCTTCATCGCGGTGACAGTCGGCAGCGTGTTCCAGTCGATGACCTACGGGCCGATCGCTGCGTACATGGGTGAGCTGTTCGCGCCCAACGTGCGTTACTCGGCAGCATCGTTGGCGTACCAGCTGGCGGCGATCACGGTCAGCGGTGGTACTCCGTTCATCATGACGGCACTCATCGCGAAGACCGGGACCACTACATGGGTTGCCGTGTTCGTAGCCCTCATGGGTCTGGTGACCTTCTTCAGTGCCTGGGTGCTGAAAGAGACCAACCCGAAGGAAGTTCGGGACGATCCGAACGCAATTCCGGGCGCGCACCTGTACGCCAAGTAA
- a CDS encoding AMP-binding protein, whose translation MTNVYESKPWLANYDADTPPNVDIEHVDALAMFRASLERDRTAPIIRYFDRTVSFAELDEMSDALAVALAKDGIGFADRVSFVLQNVPQFVIATVAVWKLGAVVVPVNPMYRDRELSTVLADSGAAAVICLESSAETVATASEGTAVRRVITTSELDFQSRDDERIFGSASRIRHDGFPDLLELIEAHRGQKPEKVDLSPEDLAYLPYTSGTTGPPKGSMNTHSNVVFAAQIYRDWLGLRPGGAMFAVAPLFHITGLIGHVAAPLLAGAPTILTCRFHPIVAAESISEHRATAIIGAITVFIAWTDSAAVSKESLSSLESVYSGGAPIPHAALEAFRAKFGHYIHNGYGLTETNSPAIVVPNSREAPVDPASGAVAVGVPVSNTYAEVVDENDKPVQVGEYGEIVVSGPQVALGYWNKPDETAHAMPDGRFHTGDIGFMDGDGWFYIVDRMKDQINASGFKVWPREVEDVLYEHPAVREAAVVGVMDPYRGETVKAFVSFKDGAEATTEDLVEFCKERLAAYKYPRIVEVMNDLPKTVSGKILRRELRVPN comes from the coding sequence ATGACCAACGTGTACGAGAGCAAGCCCTGGCTCGCCAATTACGACGCCGACACTCCGCCGAACGTAGACATCGAGCACGTCGACGCCCTCGCGATGTTCCGTGCTTCGCTGGAGCGCGATCGCACTGCCCCGATCATCAGGTACTTCGACAGGACCGTCAGCTTTGCCGAGCTCGACGAGATGTCGGATGCGCTTGCCGTAGCCCTCGCCAAGGATGGAATCGGGTTCGCAGACAGAGTTTCCTTTGTCCTGCAGAATGTTCCGCAGTTCGTGATCGCGACAGTCGCGGTCTGGAAGCTCGGTGCCGTCGTCGTTCCGGTCAATCCGATGTACCGCGACCGTGAGCTGTCCACCGTACTGGCCGACAGCGGAGCGGCGGCAGTCATCTGTCTCGAGTCCTCGGCCGAGACCGTGGCGACTGCGTCCGAGGGCACCGCAGTGCGACGGGTGATCACCACGTCGGAACTGGATTTTCAGTCGCGCGACGATGAACGGATCTTCGGTTCGGCGTCCAGGATTCGGCACGATGGATTTCCGGATCTACTGGAATTGATCGAGGCTCATCGAGGGCAGAAGCCCGAGAAGGTCGATCTGTCCCCGGAAGACCTTGCCTACCTTCCCTATACGTCAGGGACAACCGGCCCGCCGAAGGGGTCGATGAACACGCACTCAAATGTCGTGTTCGCAGCGCAGATCTATCGGGACTGGCTGGGGTTGCGCCCCGGCGGCGCGATGTTCGCGGTGGCGCCACTGTTCCATATCACCGGGTTGATCGGGCACGTCGCGGCTCCACTCCTAGCCGGCGCGCCCACGATTCTGACCTGCCGATTCCATCCCATCGTTGCAGCGGAGTCAATTTCGGAGCATCGGGCTACCGCGATCATCGGAGCGATCACGGTATTCATCGCGTGGACGGACAGCGCCGCAGTCTCGAAGGAATCTTTGAGCTCTCTCGAGTCGGTGTATTCAGGTGGCGCGCCGATCCCGCACGCGGCGTTGGAAGCGTTCCGGGCGAAGTTCGGTCACTACATTCACAACGGCTACGGGCTGACCGAGACGAACAGCCCGGCAATCGTGGTGCCGAATTCGCGTGAAGCGCCGGTAGATCCGGCGTCGGGGGCCGTTGCTGTCGGCGTACCGGTATCGAATACGTACGCCGAGGTGGTGGACGAGAACGACAAGCCGGTACAGGTCGGGGAGTACGGCGAGATCGTGGTCTCCGGTCCCCAGGTTGCACTCGGATACTGGAACAAGCCGGACGAGACCGCACATGCCATGCCGGACGGGCGTTTTCACACCGGCGACATCGGATTCATGGACGGCGACGGTTGGTTTTACATCGTCGACCGGATGAAGGATCAGATAAATGCGTCGGGCTTCAAAGTGTGGCCACGCGAAGTGGAAGATGTTCTCTACGAACACCCCGCCGTACGAGAGGCTGCTGTCGTCGGTGTCATGGATCCGTATCGCGGCGAAACCGTGAAGGCCTTCGTGTCCTTCAAGGACGGTGCCGAGGCGACCACCGAGGATCTGGTCGAGTTCTGCAAGGAAAGGCTTGCAGCATACAAGTATCCACGCATCGTCGAGGTCATGAATGACCTCCCGAAAACAGTGAGCGGCAAGATTCTTCGTCGTGAACTGCGGGTACCGAACTAG
- a CDS encoding phosphotriesterase family protein — translation MSSVQTVRGPVDTADLGKVLMHEHVFVLGEELRQNYPDYPEPWDEEVRVADAVAKLTEVKSRGISTIVDPTVIGLGRYIPRIVRINEQVDLNIIVATGIYTYNDIPFQFHYTGPGLLFDGPEPMVELFVKDIREGIAGTGVRASFLKCAIEEPGLTPGVERVMRAVGQSQVETGVPITVHTNPHTESGLVAQKVLAEEGADLTKVVIGHSGDTTDLDYLCALADAGSLLGMDRFGLEPFLSFEDRVNTVVEMARRGYAEKMVLAHDASCFIDYFPSAAREAALPNWNYTHISDDVIPALLERGVTEDQVKAMLVDNPRRYFES, via the coding sequence ATGAGTTCAGTACAAACCGTTCGTGGGCCGGTGGATACAGCCGATCTGGGAAAGGTGTTGATGCACGAGCATGTCTTCGTTCTGGGTGAGGAGTTGCGCCAGAACTACCCCGACTACCCCGAACCCTGGGACGAGGAAGTACGGGTAGCGGACGCGGTGGCAAAGCTGACCGAGGTGAAGTCCCGCGGAATCAGCACGATCGTCGATCCCACGGTGATCGGCCTCGGCCGGTACATTCCGCGCATCGTCCGGATCAACGAGCAGGTCGATCTCAACATCATCGTTGCTACCGGCATTTACACCTACAACGACATTCCCTTCCAATTCCATTACACCGGACCGGGATTGCTGTTCGACGGCCCCGAGCCGATGGTCGAACTGTTCGTCAAGGACATCAGGGAAGGAATCGCCGGAACCGGTGTCCGAGCCTCCTTCCTGAAGTGCGCCATCGAGGAGCCGGGCCTTACCCCCGGCGTCGAGCGGGTCATGCGCGCGGTCGGACAGTCGCAGGTGGAAACGGGAGTGCCGATCACCGTGCACACCAATCCGCACACTGAATCCGGGCTGGTCGCGCAGAAGGTTCTGGCCGAAGAGGGTGCGGATCTGACCAAGGTGGTCATCGGTCACTCCGGCGACACCACCGATCTCGACTACTTGTGTGCGCTGGCCGATGCCGGTTCGCTACTGGGGATGGACCGTTTCGGTCTCGAACCGTTCCTGTCGTTCGAGGATCGTGTCAACACCGTGGTGGAGATGGCCCGTCGCGGTTACGCGGAGAAGATGGTTCTGGCGCATGACGCGTCGTGTTTCATCGACTACTTCCCCAGTGCTGCAAGAGAAGCGGCACTTCCGAACTGGAACTACACCCACATCAGCGATGATGTCATTCCGGCGCTGCTCGAACGTGGTGTCACCGAAGACCAGGTCAAGGCGATGCTGGTGGACAACCCACGTCGGTACTTCGAGAGCTGA
- a CDS encoding QsdR family transcriptional regulator has product MPTDLERRRAIDTAASMYLAEEPLDMSLLAERLGVGRATLYRWVGNRDELLGTVLAEATERTYRKAMSQASGQGPEYILDVFGRVMRSVESSTELRALTKREPMVFIKLAMMPGSIESISASITAEILQSQVDAGQLTITLSPQVLGEALVRICDVHLYAPLLGREKAEIETALDLIALLLGVTRN; this is encoded by the coding sequence ATGCCTACCGACCTCGAACGCCGACGCGCGATCGACACCGCCGCGAGCATGTACCTCGCGGAGGAACCACTCGACATGTCACTGCTCGCCGAACGTCTCGGCGTAGGCCGCGCGACGCTGTACCGCTGGGTCGGCAACCGCGACGAACTGCTCGGAACAGTGCTGGCCGAGGCCACCGAACGGACATACCGAAAGGCGATGTCACAGGCGTCGGGGCAAGGTCCGGAGTACATTCTCGACGTCTTCGGCCGCGTTATGCGATCGGTGGAATCGTCGACAGAACTGCGCGCGCTGACCAAACGCGAACCGATGGTGTTCATCAAACTCGCGATGATGCCCGGCTCCATCGAATCGATCTCCGCCTCCATCACCGCCGAAATCTTGCAGTCCCAGGTCGACGCCGGCCAACTGACGATCACGCTCTCGCCGCAAGTGCTGGGCGAAGCCCTCGTTCGCATCTGCGACGTACACCTCTACGCCCCCCTGCTCGGCCGAGAAAAGGCCGAGATCGAGACGGCCCTCGACCTGATCGCACTGCTCCTCGGCGTCACCCGCAACTGA